The nucleotide window gaccccctcctcttaGCCAGGACCTGGACCTCAGAGAGTAAAAGTTGAGCCTTTGGGACCTTGCCCTTTCTGGttagaacagagaataacatttgttttggtggaggtttacaggaacatcgtgacctgacctcaggaacaaaggatctgacaccaaagaagtttgcaacaactaaccacagccctccctcacctttcctataaaagggctttgctgaaagcttGAGGGGAGTTCAGGGTTTTTAAGGCACgagccacctgtctccttgcacggccctgcaataaacctttctctgctccaaactctgatgttttAGTATTATTTGGCCTCACTATGCGTTGGGCACACAGACTTCCCTACAGTAACAGACACAGGGAGGGCAGGTTAACAGAAGCTGGGGGCTGATTAGCCGGGAGTCAGGGGACATGGAGGAGTCCACGATGACTGTCAAGCTTTCAGGCCTGGTTAACTGAAGAGCCAGGGAACTAGCATCAGGAAGAGGAGATGTagggaggagatgtgggcagGAATATGTAGAGTTCAGTTTGGGTCATGGTGAAACTGATGGAATTTCTTTGGTTGTCCCCTTATCAGTGAGGACCCACAGGATTTGTAGGAGGAGGACAAAGCCAGGGCCAGAGAGTTGGTGGGCTCAGGCTAGGCCTGAGGACAGCCAGGAGCCACAGGGCTTTGCACCATACCCCAAAGGCACGTGGCCAAGGGGCCTGGTTAGGAGTCAGGCAGCCTGTGTCCTGGCCGTAGTACAAACACATACTAACCCTCCACCCTGGGCAAGTTGTTCACTTCTCTGAGTCCTTGGCATCTGCTAAATGCAGATGAAAATGTACTCCTCGAATATTTCACAGGGTGGCTGTGAAGAATCTGGAAGAAATTTAGAAATTGTATAAGGCTATATAAATAAAAGGGGTCAAGCCCAAGGCCTTCTATGGGAAAGCTGAGGTTTAtggtgacttgcccagggccaaACAATGGTTACCAGGTGCCATCAAGCTCTGGCGCCTCTATGACACCCCAGCCCCTCTGGGCACTTGCTGGTGGTACTTTCTGTGGAACACTGAGCCTCTCTCGGGGCCATCCCAGAAGACAAGACCCTCAGACTCCAATCCTGCCTCAGACACACACAAGCCTTTTACCCACTTGGCCCGGATCAAGGTCAGCCTCTGCAAGATATGTTCGCGCCCAGCTGGGAGGCAGAGCAGAAACCCACAGCCACCAGGACAATCCAGGCCCTACGGAGCCACACAGGCTGGGTTGTCACCTGGGAAATGAGAGATGTCCAGCTCTGAGCAGGTGCTCCAAGAAGGTTTATTAGTATCCACATTGGGGAGCCCCAGGCTCTTGCCGAGAACAAGGGGCCGATAGCATCCAGTCGGGGAAGCAAGGCCACCACAGGCTGACAGGTCTGGCACCCATGGAGATGGTGATGCTTCTGCTTCAAGCACAGCCAACTCACCCATCTCTGCCCTTTAAGTCTCCTTGTAAAGAGGTAGGGCTGTCCTTTCCACGAAGAAATGAGGTCCCTGGTGGTTTCTTAACTTGTCTGACATCTACCAGCCCCCAGAAACCTTGACACAGGCCCTCTGTCTGCTCCCCCAACCTCGGCCAGCATCAGCAACCACATGTTCGGCACAGGGAGCCCCCCCTCACCCTGGCAGCCCCCGCTCGCTCCTAGAACCTGCCAGCTAAAGTCTGGAGCGGACAAATTCTATCAGGTGCTCCAACTGCTCCTCCAGGTGCTGCTCATCTCCGTGGTTCTCAATGACCCAATCGAAGGCCCCGACGTTGTCCAAGCCACATTCTGACTCAGCATCATCCACCCCTGCAGAGGAGGTACGGCGAGGTCAGGCCCCATCCCTCCTGACAAACACCAGGCATCGGGCATTGTGGCCTGCTGACCCCACATGGAGCCACCCTCCCTTGCACTCCCCTCGGTCCCTCCGGAACCAAGCTCCACTTACCCCAAAGGGCACTTCCCCACCCCATGAAACACCAGGATAGCAGGTTCAGCAGTCCACAGCCACCTGAGCCCCCCAGAGGGTCCCACCGACTTAAGTCTTCACTTGTCACTGCCATCTCAAACCACAGACAACCCAAGTGGCCATTTCGTTTTCATTTTATGTGAAGCTGGTCGTGTCCATTTCTATCCCTGTATCTCTGTTTCAGTTCTCATGGAAGGCAGAGTGTGCCATTCTCACCTGACAATGAGAATGGTAATAAGAGCATCTACCTGGTGGGTTTGCTGCTACTATAAAGTGAGATAATGTTTAAAGGGCTTAGCGTGAGCCTGGCCAGAGTGAGTGCCCAGGAGGTGAGCAGCCATTAGGAAGGGTCGTACCCACTGATCTGAACTTCCCCAAGGCACAATGACCTAGGGCAGGGAAGACATATGAGCTATGCCTCTGAATGAGTAGGTCCTGGGCTGGCACCACTACGGCTGCCTAGTAGAgcttcctctcccccctccccctactCTGTTAATCGAACAGGAGTGAAGTTTGTCAGGCCCACCCTCTGACCCACTGTCAGTCCCCCCACCAGGCTGGAAAGCAAAGGTGAAGGACCAGGGGAATGGGTCCCAGCCAGACCTCCAGAAGCCCACTGGCCTGGAGAAGGCAGCCCAGGTAAGGATACCAGGCCAAGGTCACGGGGCAACCTTCATCCCCAAGGATACCATCTTCTACCCGACTCCACTTTTTAATCTGGAGGTGCTCCTGAGCCCCAGGGCTCAGACTCCTTTTTATAATCCCCTGCTTACTCCCCACAGCCTGCCAGGGAGACAGCGGAAGACCAGACCGAGAGCCCAGGAGTGGGTGGCCTGGTCTACAGGTGGGGCGGCTGGCCTGCGTGCAGAGCCTTGGGGCAGAGGTTGTGAGCAGCTCACCTGGTGTGAACACCCAGCCCCGCTGCTGTCGGCTCTGCTCTGTGGCCACCACGCGGACCGTCTGCGTCACAGCCCCATAGGCCTCCCGAAACCACTGGATGTCAGACACCCTCCGTGTGTCACTCACCAGCTGCAGGGAAAGGACACAAACAAGTGCCCAACAGGACATGGTGCAGGGAGCAACAGGACAAGGCAAGGGGGtaagggagaaagaggagaagacCCCAACCCAGTCCAAATGAACAGGAGCATGGACTACAAAACCCAGGAAAGTGTAGCCCCATTCCCTATTATTACCCAGCCAGCTGGGACGGacatcccctcctccctccaggcaGCCCTTCCTGACTGCTGCAGTCCGCAGCCCGATATGCCCACACTGTATTCTACGGTCATGTCGGTCATCGCTGAGCTGAAGAAGAGACCTCAAGCTTTGAAGTCAGATCAGCCAATCCAATgcactcattttacaggtgagcaaaCTGGTGCCAGAAACAAAGATACCCTAATCggtccctgcccccagcacctTTTAAAACGTAAATGTGATTCCCGTCAGCCCCTTGCCCTAAATCTCTCAAAGTTTTCCCATAATTCTAATACAATCCAAAGCTCTCACCCCAGTTTACAAGGACCTATAAGATCTGGCACCTATTTCCCATCATTTTCCCTTCATTCATTCTGCTGCAGCCAACTGACAACCTTGCTGTTTCTTAAACATACCAACCGGGTCtcctcctcagggcctttgcacatcctACTCCCTCTGCCAAGATAATCATGAGGGAGGCTCCCTTGCTTCATGGAGGtttctgctcaaatatcacctcctcggAGAGGCTGTCCCTACCATCCTGGCTCCCTTCCTGTCCCTTTCAATTcttatatgctttttatttttctctgagcaCTAAGTATTCATGAAACCATCACTATTTATCTGTTTGTGTGTTTACTGCCTGATCTGCACTCTGTAGagtcagctccatgagggcaaggactgtGTCTCTATTCACTGCTCTATTACTGGCCCTTAGCACCGTCTGACACATAAGGAGCACTCAGGAGCACATGGTCAATGAACGAATGAATAAGCGAATAAAGAGGTCAGCTGTTTCTGTCCATGCTGCGGACATGTTCATTCACCCAGCTCTTAAACAAGTACTATGtcaaacacctactgtgtgccgggcactgtgctaggcactggggatagagTGGTGAGCACAACAGACCTGGTGCTTGCCCTCAGGAAGCTCACTGTCTGGTGGGAGAGACAGACTCTAAAGATGCAGCTTCACTAATTACCATGTAATCACAGCGCATCTCAACAAGCATCTCTACCTTACCACTCTGAAACGGAACTCCTGATTTTGTCCCCAAACCTGTTCCTCCACACCGTCCCTATCTCAGAAAATCACAACTCCATCTGTTTAGCTACTCAGAACAAAACCCTTGGATTTGTCTCCTGTCCTTCCACCCCAGAGCCATCATGTCGGGAAATCCTATTGGTTCTATCCTCAAAATCTGTGCAGAATCCGCCCCTTCTCTCcactccaccaccaccccgaGCTGAGCCACGGCCATTTTGCTGTCTTGTGGAAAGATCCTCTGCCTGGCCTCTCTGCTTCCATTCTTGCCCTCCCGCAGCAGCCAGGGAGAGCTTTCTATAAACCTTAGAGCAGACCATGCCTCTCCTCGGCTCCAAACCCTCCAGTGAgtccccatctcactcagagaAACCCCAGGCTCTTCCAGAGAATCTGCAATGATCTGACCTCACCTCCTGCCACTCACGCTTCACCCACAAAAATCCATCTGGGTCACTCCCTTACTTCCTTCAGGTCTCGCTCAAACGTCATCACATCAGTGAGACCTTCCTGACACCTTTAATAAAGCAGCAACCCAGCCCTCCTCAGAGTCCTGGCCTGCTTTATTTTGTCCCTTAGTATTTATCTCCACCTGacatattctatattttattagGGCCTAACTCCCTCTGCCCCTAGCTTAATGTAAGTACCCTGACAGCAGGGACTTCATCAGATTTTCACATGATGTATCCCCAAATCACCTGGAACCAGTCCTGCTACAAGAAGATactactgggggcttccctggtggcacagtggttgagagtccgcctggcgatgcaggggacacgggttcgtgccccggtccgggaagatcccacatgccgcggagcggctgggcccgtgagccatggccgctgagcctgcgcgtccagagcctgtgctccacaacaggagaggccacaacagtgagaggcccgcgtaccgcaaaaaaaaaaaaaaaaaaaaaaaaaaaaagaagatactacTGGCTGCCAGAATGAATGAGGAGGGAAAAGGGTAAGGTGCTATGGGAGCACCTGACCAGGAGCGCCGGTTAAGACCTGGGCATCAGGGAAGTCTTCCCTGTAGAGGTGCCATGGGAGCTGAGCTGGAGCTAACCAGGTGAAGAGGGATAGAAAGGGCAGTCCGGGCAGGTAGAAGGACACGGGCAGAGGCCTTGATTCCAGAAGGGGTTTGATTTATttgaggaacagagagaaggcCAATGTTGCTGCAGCTTAAGGAGTAAGGAGGCTAAAAGGGCAGCAGGAGCCAATCATTCAAGGCCCAGAAGTTCACGTTACAGATTTTGATTTTGTCCTTCAAAACAGTGGGACAAAGGGTTCTAAACAGGACTTGgttgatgtttttaaaaggtcactctggctgctgtgtgatgAATGGATCACAAGGAACAAGAGCCGAAGCAGGCACCCGTGTGAGGGCTGCTACGACCGTCTAGGTGAGAGACAGTGGGGGCTTGGACCAGGGGCTGGCCATagggagagagaaatggacaCATGTGAGATATGtctggggagaggcagagggctgGGGAAAACAGATTTTCCTAATGCTGCCATAGAGCCCACTTACCCAGACGGGCTGGGAGACACCCTCCACGATCTTCCTGCAGAAGAAGCCTGGGTCGGCCTGGCGCTTCTCCTCCCCCCAGCGGATCATGTCCCTCCGAAAGGGCTCCTTGTAGGTGCTGGCATCCAGGAGTCTCTGGAAGTCTAAGCCGTGCTCCTGTCCAAAGCACATTCTGTTTATGCCACCACCCTCTCAACCTCACTTAGGTCTTCCCTAAAACAGAGGGAGGGCCACCCCTCCCCTCACGTGCCCTCCCTGAGGGCTGCCGCAAGGACTCGTGGGGTTGCCGCCAGGCCAGAGGCCTGCAGGGGAAAGGGCCCTAGAAACTaagaactcccaaccactggcaGATGGAAGAAACGCCTTGGGATAATCCAGAGATTGTTTCAGTTTGTCTTTAAATGTGTGATGTGGTTTTCTCTTTTGCAACAGTTTTACCTTCCCAATTATTTCTGGCTTAAACTAAACCTGAAATTAGTTTACCTCCCTTGGGCGCAGGCTTAGTCTTCAACTAAAGTGGGAAATCCGAAAACATCACATTCTGTGTCCTTCCACACCCCCTCTGGCATCGTTTGTCCCCATCCCAAAGCCCAGGAGACTTggcttccctgtctctctccccttcccctcacccctttCCTCATCCCCAAATTCCTGCCACCTTTGCTGCATCAGCATCACTACATTTGGCTCTGGGCACTCCTGGACCCCTGGAGCAGGAGGGGCTCTTCTGACTACCCCAGGTAACCCCTTCCAGACCCAGCCTTCCCTTCTCCAGGGACACTGACGAGCAGGAGGATCCATCCAGAGGGCCCCAGGATGGGAGGGGGTCTGAAAAACATCACTCAGTTCAGGTTTCAGCTCCCCTGGCATTCACTGCAGCAAGACCCTCTCCCGaaagactcagtttcttcacgTACAAACTGAAGGGTCCGTGACCCAGCAAGGTAAATCACCTACCTGACCCCTATTCCAAGGTGGGGCCAGCAGCCATCTCCCATTTATAAACTATAAACTAGTTtgccatgtacttttttttttttttttttggctgctttctctagctgcggcgagcaggggcttctcttcgttgcggtgcacgggctctaggcgcacgggcttcagtagttgtggcacgtgagctcagcagttgtggctcatgggctctagagcacaggctcagtagcagttgcacacgggcttagttgctccgcggcgtgtgggatcttcctggaccaggactcaaacccgtgtctcctgcattggcaggcggattcttaaccactgcgccaccagggaagccctaccatgtACTTTTTACCGCAGGGGAAGATTAGCCACCAGGAGCATTTTGGTCTGCTTGTCAATTATATTCCCCATTGCAACTTAAAAAATCAATGCATTaacatttcattttgaatttgttttcaaatgGGAGTAAT belongs to Pseudorca crassidens isolate mPseCra1 chromosome 2, mPseCra1.hap1, whole genome shotgun sequence and includes:
- the PMVK gene encoding phosphomevalonate kinase isoform X1 gives rise to the protein MAPLGGAPRLVLLFSGKRKSGKDFVTEALQSRLGADVCAVLRLSGPLKKQYAQEHGLDFQRLLDASTYKEPFRRDMIRWGEEKRQADPGFFCRKIVEGVSQPVWLVSDTRRVSDIQWFREAYGAVTQTVRVVATEQSRQQRGWVFTPGVDDAESECGLDNVGAFDWVIENHGDEQHLEEQLEHLIEFVRSRL
- the PMVK gene encoding phosphomevalonate kinase isoform X2: MIRWGEEKRQADPGFFCRKIVEGVSQPVWLVSDTRRVSDIQWFREAYGAVTQTVRVVATEQSRQQRGWVFTPGVDDAESECGLDNVGAFDWVIENHGDEQHLEEQLEHLIEFVRSRL